CGCTCGGCGATCTCCGGCACCAGCAGGTTCGGAATGACGCTCGTATACAGGCTTCCCGGGCCGAGCACGATCAGGCGGGCGCGGTCGATCGCCGCAAGCGCTTCCGGGTTGGGAAGCGGCTCTTCCGGCCGCAGGCTCATCTCGACGATGCGCTTGCCGGCGGCCGAGATCGCGGTTTCGCCTTGCAGTTCCGCTCCATCCTCGAATCGGGCGATCAACTCGACGTTTTCGCATGTGACCGGCAAGACCTGGCCGCGGATCGAGAGAATCTGGCTCGCGGCGCGCACAGCCGTGCCGAAATCTCCAAGCACGCCCGTCATCGCGGCGATGAACAGATTGCCGAAGCTGTGGCCGCCCATCTCGCCGCCGGCCTCGCCGAACCGGTATTGGAACAGCCGCGACAGCAGGCTCTCGGAGCCAGACAGCGCGACGAGACAGTTTCTGATGTCGCCCGGGGGCAGGATCTGCAGGTCTTTTCGGAGCCGGCCCGACGAGCCACCGTCGTCGGTCACGGTGACGACCGCCGTCAGATCGATCGGAAGCTCCTTCAAACCCTTGAGCAGCGAGCTGAGTCCCGTTCCGCCGCCGACGGCCACGAGCTGGGGGCGCGGCCCCGTCGGCTGTTTCCGGAACATGAGGGCTCGCAGCTTCTCGGACGTCTCGTAGTCACGCATCGAAAGCAGCTGGAAGGAGCTCCGGATGCCGAGAGAAAGCCAAAAAAAACCGAGCAGGAACGCACTGAGCGCCGCAAGCGCGATCGCGAGGGGATCGAAGCTCCGGATGGTATCGAGATGGAACGGCGTCAGCATCATGATCGCGAGGCCGGCCA
The nucleotide sequence above comes from Candidatus Ozemobacteraceae bacterium. Encoded proteins:
- a CDS encoding YvcK family protein; the protein is MRFSLRRWFGPSVRTRRWVIFLAGGVAMACISVFLAGLAIMMLTPFHLDTIRSFDPLAIALAALSAFLLGFFWLSLGIRSSFQLLSMRDYETSEKLRALMFRKQPTGPRPQLVAVGGGTGLSSLLKGLKELPIDLTAVVTVTDDGGSSGRLRKDLQILPPGDIRNCLVALSGSESLLSRLFQYRFGEAGGEMGGHSFGNLFIAAMTGVLGDFGTAVRAASQILSIRGQVLPVTCENVELIARFEDGAELQGETAISAAGKRIVEMSLRPEEPLPNPEALAAIDRARLIVLGPGSLYTSVIPNLLVPEIAER